The following are encoded together in the Humulus lupulus chromosome 5, drHumLupu1.1, whole genome shotgun sequence genome:
- the LOC133778247 gene encoding uncharacterized protein LOC133778247 isoform X1, with amino-acid sequence MSIDKSWINLTDRLSDEYEAGVMDFLQRARQCVDSRGLVKCPCRRCVNVEFQTIDVLENHLFVNGFLRKYTNWHWHGEDEIIPMRARIDQNDEDEMMDVLTDLMQNDNDEQAENERGQEIPTTDYRSGQHYNDLFAEIEAPLFPGCQNYTSLNFLVKLMHFKVLGKIPNKIFDGMLELLHDAFPAPNKLPKSHYAAKRLLRKLGLGYESIHVCKHDCALFWKEHAGKSKCPVCGEDRWVDKNTKGKKVPHKVMRYFPA; translated from the coding sequence atgtcgatcgacaagagttggattaatttgacagatcgattatccgatgagtatgaggctggtgtgatggattttctccagagagcccggcagtgcgttgactcaaggggattggtgaaatgtccgtgtaggaggtgtgtcaacgttgaatttcagacaattgatgtattagaaaatcatctttttgtaaatggttttctacggaaatataccaattggcattggcatggagaggatgaaataataccaatgagagctcggatagatcaaaatgatgaagatgagatgatggatgttctcactgatcttatgcaaaatgacaatgacgaacaagcggagaatgagcgcggtcaagagatacctacaactGACTACAGgagtgggcaacattataacgatttgtttgctgagatcgaggctccattattccccgggtgtcaaaattacacttcattgaatttcctagtgaagttaatgcatttcaaagtgttgggaaaaattcccaacaaaatatttgatggaatgctggagttgttacatgatgcatttccagccccaaataagcttccaaaatcgcactatgcagcgaaaaggttgttgcggaaacttggattgggctacgagtcaatccatgtctgcaagcatgattgcgcactgttttggaaagaacatgctggaaaaagcaaatgtcctgtttgtggagaggatcgatgggtggacaagaacaccaagggaaagaaagtgcctcataaagtgatgcgttattttccagcatga
- the LOC133778246 gene encoding flavonoid 3'-monooxygenase CYP75B137-like codes for MLTNIKYYGDGFLDMLVLFSFALLTLVWFWWTTKKLSSKPPLPPGPRGLPLVGYLPYLSPNLHRDYLALAKIYGPIFKFWMGTKLCVVISSPQLIGQVVREQDTVFANRDVSIAALILTHGGNDIAFASYGPKWKKLRKIFANEMSSNTVLNNLYGLRREEVRKSVRYLYDRINTPIDIGSLVCQTAINSIMNMTIGASLKGVDAPIDSCQIKKVIEDLVMLLGKPNISDVLPMLKSFDIQGIARDITKITQLFEAMIDNAMAKRKNAIINHVANASTRKDLLQFLMELHEDQDSETSISMPEIKALLMDTILGATDTTTTSVEWAMSEIFNKPIVLNKIQEELKQVVGLNNNVEESHLSKLTYLNAVFKETLRLHPPAPFLIPRFPSQTAIVGGYTIPKGTTIFLNVWSMQRDASVWENPLEFLPERFLGVESQGDVKYNFLGKNFNYLPFGSGRRICPGFSLGEKMVMLMLASLLHCFDWQMPIGTKVDLSDKFGIVLKKKDPLIAIPKPRFSILDLYTTI; via the exons ATGTTGACCAACATCAAATATTATGGGGATGGCTTTCTTGACATGCTCGTTCTTTTCTCTTTTGCGCTTCTTACCTTGGTATGGTTTTGGTGGACGACAAAGAAGTTATCGTCCAAGCCACCACTGCCACCGGGCCCTCGCGGCCTGCCACTAGTCGGATACCTTCCTTATCTGAGTCCAAACCTTCACCGAGACTACTTAGCTTTGGCTAAGATTTATGGTCCAATTTTCAAGTTCTGGATGGGAACCAAGCTATGCGTGGTCATCTCTTCGCCGCAGCTCATTGGCCAAGTGGTTCGCGAACAAGACACAGTGTTCGCAAATCGTGACGTTAGTATTGCCGCCTTAATCTTGACGCATGGTGGAAACGATATTGCTTTTGCGTCGTATGGTCCCAAATGGAAGAAGCTTCGAAAGATCTTCGCTAATGAGATGTCTAGTAATACTGTACTCAATAATCTATATGGGCTGAGAAGAGAAGAGGTGAGAAAATCAGTGAGGTACCTCTACGATAGAATTAATACCCCTATTGATATTGGCAGCTTGGTGTGCCAAACTGCCATTAACTCAATCATGAACATGACGATTGGTGCATCGTTAAAAGGAGTAGACGCTCCTATCGACAGCTGTCAAATCAAGAAGGTGATAGAGGACCTTGTGATGCTACTAGGAAAACCTAATATCTCAGATGTTTTACCCATGCTTAAGTCATTTGATATTCAAGGAATTGCAAGAGATATAACGAAGATTACCCAATTGTTCGAAGCTATGATTGACAACGCGATGGCTAAGCGAAAGAACGCTATTATTAATCATGTGGCCAATGCGTCCACGAGGAAGGACTTGTTGCAGTTCCTTATGGAGCTTCATGAAGATCAAGATAGCGAAACTTCTATTTCCATGCCCGAAATCAAAGCCTTGCTGATG GACACTATCTTGGGAGCAACAGACACTACAACAACCTCGGTGGAATGGGCAATGTCAGAGATTTTTAATAAACCAATAGTATTGAATAAAATTCAAGAGGAACTCAAACAAGTTGTGGGACTGAACAACAACGTAGAAGAATCTCATCTGTCCAAACTAACTTACTTGAATGCCGTTTTTAAAGAGACTTTACGTTTACACCCCCCAGCACCTTTTTTAATACCTCGGTTTCCAAGTCAAACCGCCATTGTTGGTGGCTATACTATACCCAAAGGAACTACTATTTTTCTAAATGTTTGGTCCATGCAAAGAGATGCTAGCGTTTGGGAAAACCCTTTGGAGTTTTTACCTGAGCGGTTCCTAGGAGTTGAAAGCCAAGGTGATGTTAAATATAACTTTTTAGGTAAAAATTTCAACTATCTACCATTTGGGTCAGGGAGAAGAATATGTCCTGGATTTTCTTTAGGAGAGAAGATGGTTATGCTTATGTTGGCTTCGCTCTTGCACTGCTTCGACTGGCAAATGCCTATTGGTACTAAAGTTGACCTGTCAGACAAGTTTGGGATTGTTCTTAAGAAAAAAGATCCTTTAATTGCCATTCCCAAACCTAGGTTTTCAATTTTAGACCTATACACTACTATTTGA
- the LOC133778247 gene encoding uncharacterized protein LOC133778247 isoform X2, with protein MPGILRGIDTSCAKKYSDWKYDIKEHLTINGPQNRYGGCTDTQWQKAIDFFRRPEITKRSVVNKENRKKLKELSYGGSQSIPALRYKKRNLETGQLESIPDSWMDTHHKSGTGWVTETAKNTWEELRAYRDTQQTQATDTESSTPVSSAPEDEDISLVQNVFGKRRGHQKGYGRILNIRDRTPFDFRPSQTRDEELSEMRERLRQLEEHVRTHCITPGSQSAPPPPPDDPDVGAPTQ; from the exons atgcctgggatcttgagaggcattgatacttcgtgtgctaaaaagtattctgactggaagtacgatattaaagagcacttaacgattaatgggccacaaaatcgttatggtggttgcacggatacgcagtggcaaaaagcaattgattttttccgtcgcccagaaattacg aaacgttctgtggtcaacaaggaaaatagaaagaaattgaaagagcttagctatggaggttctcagtcaatcccagccttacgctataaaaag cgcaatttagagactgggcaacttgagtccatcccggatagctggatggatactcaccataaatcaggcacagggtgggtgacagagacagcaaaaaatacttgg gaggaattgcgtgcataccgcgacacacagcagacacaggcaactgatactgagagttccacaccagtttcgagtgcgcctgaagatgaagacatatctttggtacaaaatgtcttcggaaaacgacggggccaccagaaaggatatggacgtatccttaacataagggaccgaactccatttgattttcgtccttcacaaactagagatgaagagttgtctgagatgagagagcgtcttcgacagttagaggagcatgtccggactcattgtatcaccccgggatctcaatctgccccaccaccaccacccgatgatcctgatgttggagcaccgactcagtag
- the LOC133779994 gene encoding uncharacterized protein LOC133779994, which translates to MYPIERSMGVYKQYVRNRARPEGSIAEAYVVNEALTFCSMYLRGVETRFNRPERNDDRVESQPNREYSIYKAVGRPFGKKSNMLLNPQLKQKAEWYILNNCAEIKEYLSEHMDELRRRGGLNLEVQQKTDFPQWFKERVNGLHESTPTEVNNELYALANKSSGTVYSYPGMIVNGVKFVTRGRDMKLKTQNCGVMVPSEEGVNYYGT; encoded by the exons atgtatcccattgaacgttcgatgggagtttataaacaatatgtaagaaatcgtgcacgtcctgaaggttcaatcgcagaagcttacgtggtgaacgaggctttaaccttttgctcaatgtacctgcggggggttgagactcgattcaatcgacctgagaggaatgacgatcgcgttgaatcccaaccaaatcgggaatattctatttataaggctgttggtcgtccatttggtaagaaatcaaatatgctcctcaatccgcagttaaagcaaaaggctgagtggtatatcttgaacaattgtgccgaaattaaggagtaccttag tgagcatatggatgaattaagaagacgggggggcttgaatcttgaagttcaacaaaaaactgattttcctcagtggttcaaagaaaga gtgaacggtttgcatgagtcaacacctactgaagtgaataatgaattgtatgctctcgcaaacaaatcaagcggcaccgtgtattcatatccagggatgatagtgaatggtgtgaaatttgtgactcgtggtcgtgatatgaagcttaaaacacaaaattgcggtgtaatggtgccaagtgaggaaggagtgaactactatgga ACTTGA